Proteins encoded in a region of the Armatimonadota bacterium genome:
- a CDS encoding acyl-CoA dehydrogenase family protein, which produces MITEPQLATATPEEESRFLEGVKAFVDSYVLPNTRAWEADRLPDDVFRRSAEAGLLGITVPKSFGGHGMSCSAYCEAMRLLAHGDPALCMNLAAINALCLGHLVKLTTAEQRDKYLAKAVSGELELAWGLTEPDAGSDARRVRTMATPIEGKPGCFHLNGQKMFITNGGRADLIITIARTGEKELSAFLVETDQPGFRLGERIPTIGVRASWTSQFTLADAVGWHTPCTFEEAISFLGQGRLGIAAMALGIAEKAHELAVKYSMQREQFNRRLCDMQSVQNMIADSETEIEAARLLVEKGAKLFDAGKDVTKAAAMAKLYASETSNRATNRALQIHGGRGMTFEYLVEKLWRDAKLTEIGEGCSEIQRLVIAKQVCR; this is translated from the coding sequence GTGATCACAGAACCCCAGCTTGCGACCGCGACCCCCGAAGAGGAAAGCCGCTTCCTCGAAGGCGTCAAGGCTTTCGTCGATTCCTACGTCCTGCCCAACACCCGGGCTTGGGAAGCGGACAGGCTCCCCGACGACGTGTTCCGACGTTCGGCCGAGGCCGGACTGCTCGGCATCACCGTCCCCAAAAGCTTCGGCGGGCACGGCATGAGCTGCTCGGCGTACTGCGAAGCGATGCGGCTCCTGGCCCACGGCGATCCGGCCCTCTGCATGAACCTGGCAGCGATCAACGCGCTCTGCCTCGGGCACCTCGTCAAGCTGACGACCGCGGAGCAACGCGACAAATACCTCGCCAAAGCCGTCTCGGGCGAGTTGGAACTCGCTTGGGGGCTCACCGAACCGGACGCCGGCTCCGACGCCCGGCGCGTCCGCACGATGGCGACCCCCATCGAAGGAAAGCCTGGATGTTTCCACCTCAACGGCCAAAAGATGTTCATTACGAACGGCGGCCGCGCGGACCTCATCATTACGATCGCCCGCACGGGCGAAAAGGAGCTCAGCGCCTTCCTCGTCGAGACCGACCAGCCCGGCTTCCGCCTCGGAGAACGGATCCCGACGATCGGCGTCCGGGCGTCTTGGACGTCGCAGTTCACCCTCGCGGACGCGGTCGGCTGGCACACGCCGTGCACCTTCGAAGAAGCGATCAGCTTCCTCGGCCAAGGCCGCCTCGGCATCGCCGCCATGGCCCTCGGGATCGCCGAAAAAGCCCATGAACTGGCCGTCAAGTACAGCATGCAGCGGGAACAGTTCAACAGAAGGCTCTGCGACATGCAGAGCGTCCAGAACATGATCGCGGACAGCGAGACGGAGATCGAAGCGGCCCGGTTGCTCGTCGAAAAAGGCGCCAAGCTGTTCGACGCTGGTAAGGACGTCACGAAGGCGGCGGCGATGGCCAAGCTCTATGCGAGCGAAACGTCCAACCGCGCCACCAACAGGGCTCTCCAGATCCATGGCGGTCGGGGCATGACGTTCGAGTACCTGGTCGAGAAGCTCTGGCGCGACGCCAAGCTCACCGAGATCGGCGAGGGATGCAGCGAGATCCAACGGCTCGTGATCGCCAAACAGGTCTGCCGCTGA
- a CDS encoding hydroxyacid dehydrogenase has translation MSLRSGLFEDRVDEIGEALGPHATVAYEPTPAPATTYWVTSQATPEELDTPGLQAVIVPWAGVPHPLMAQIAVRPDLKLYNLHHNGAATAEMAVGLLISAARGLAAADRGLRKGHWYGRMDEHRNVLLAGKRAAIVGYGAIGRRVAAALQALGMETVGIARSAGDGHVGADALDDELARSHALVLCVPLTAETDGLVDARRIRLLREPRLLVNVSRGAVVVERDLYDACRDGTLFAAGIDTWYRYPQDGDRDVAPSEFPFAELDNVVMSPHRGGDGDDTETLRTRALIALLQDVSEGVPVKPVDPRLGY, from the coding sequence GTGAGCCTCAGATCCGGCCTGTTCGAAGACCGCGTCGACGAGATCGGCGAAGCACTGGGGCCGCACGCGACCGTGGCCTACGAACCGACCCCCGCACCGGCCACGACCTATTGGGTGACGTCGCAAGCGACCCCTGAGGAGCTGGACACGCCGGGGCTCCAAGCCGTCATCGTCCCGTGGGCGGGTGTCCCGCACCCTCTGATGGCGCAGATCGCGGTGAGGCCGGACCTGAAGCTCTACAATCTGCACCACAACGGTGCCGCCACGGCCGAGATGGCGGTCGGGCTTCTGATCAGCGCGGCGAGGGGTCTCGCGGCCGCCGACCGAGGACTCCGGAAGGGCCACTGGTACGGACGGATGGACGAGCACCGGAACGTGCTCCTCGCCGGAAAGCGGGCGGCGATCGTCGGGTATGGGGCCATCGGACGGAGGGTCGCGGCCGCATTGCAGGCGCTGGGCATGGAGACCGTCGGGATCGCCCGATCGGCCGGAGACGGGCACGTGGGGGCCGACGCTCTCGACGACGAACTGGCACGGTCGCACGCGCTCGTACTTTGCGTACCGCTGACGGCCGAGACGGACGGCCTCGTCGACGCCCGGCGCATCCGCCTTCTCCGTGAACCGAGGTTGCTCGTCAACGTCAGCCGGGGGGCGGTCGTGGTCGAGCGCGACCTCTACGACGCCTGCCGCGACGGCACCCTCTTCGCAGCCGGGATCGACACGTGGTACCGCTATCCCCAAGACGGGGACCGGGACGTCGCTCCGTCCGAGTTTCCCTTTGCAGAACTGGACAATGTCGTCATGAGCCCCCATCGGGGCGGTGACGGAGACGACACCGAGACCCTCCGCACCCGTGCGTTGATCGCGCTGCTTCAAGACGTCTCGGAAGGTGTCCCCGTGAAGCCCGTCGACCCCAGGCTCGGTTACTGA
- the miaA gene encoding tRNA (adenosine(37)-N6)-dimethylallyltransferase MiaA, with translation MSPFLLAVMGPTGSGKSPVAEVLAEKTDALLLNADAFQVYRGLDIGTNKPNDRSRYRLIDVVGPTEGFGLGQWVRLALRILEDAYQEGRNVIVVGGTGLYVRALFEEYADMSAAPDPDLRSRLVRREQEEGLEALVEDLRRSGRAEGVDLANPVRVRRALERSLSSEEPIHVRLPGFRKKKVALEPPVPGFETALSERVGRMWDAGWPEEVEGLLASGVPETAPSFRAIGYQSVARFLRGRSTRQETVATIAQQTRRYAKRQRTWLRTEPLLTAIGTEGFDDRAVGRAVLDVLQLL, from the coding sequence GTGAGCCCGTTCCTTTTGGCGGTGATGGGGCCGACCGGCTCGGGCAAGAGCCCGGTCGCCGAAGTCCTCGCCGAAAAGACGGACGCCCTCCTCCTCAACGCGGACGCGTTCCAGGTCTATCGCGGACTGGACATCGGCACGAACAAGCCGAACGACCGTTCGCGTTACCGCCTGATCGATGTGGTCGGACCGACGGAGGGCTTCGGGCTCGGACAGTGGGTGCGGCTGGCGCTCCGCATCCTCGAGGACGCCTATCAAGAGGGGCGGAACGTGATCGTCGTCGGAGGGACCGGGCTGTACGTCCGGGCCCTGTTCGAAGAGTACGCGGACATGTCGGCGGCTCCCGACCCGGACCTCCGGTCACGTCTCGTCCGCCGCGAACAGGAGGAAGGCCTGGAGGCGCTCGTCGAGGACTTGAGACGGTCGGGGCGCGCCGAGGGCGTCGACCTCGCGAACCCCGTCCGCGTCCGGCGCGCGCTCGAACGGTCGTTGTCGTCGGAAGAGCCGATCCACGTCAGGTTGCCCGGCTTCAGGAAGAAAAAGGTGGCTCTCGAACCGCCCGTGCCGGGCTTCGAAACGGCGCTTTCCGAGCGGGTGGGACGGATGTGGGACGCGGGATGGCCCGAAGAAGTCGAGGGCCTCCTGGCAAGTGGCGTCCCAGAAACCGCACCATCGTTCCGCGCTATCGGGTATCAATCCGTCGCACGTTTTCTAAGAGGGCGTTCGACGCGGCAGGAAACGGTGGCGACCATAGCACAGCAGACCAGGCGCTATGCCAAGCGTCAAAGGACGTGGTTGCGGACCGAACCCCTGTTAACGGCGATCGGAACCGAAGGTTTCGACGACCGTGCAGTCGGAAGGGCCGTCTTAGATGTCTTACAACTCCTGTGA
- a CDS encoding PepSY domain-containing protein, producing MYKLLRNLHKVSGLVGSLFLVTISVTGFILALKAQLPNVRPATQKGAKIERLSEAVHPSVALDAAFGVGLPLLAKLEDVDRFEYHAGKNVYKIHSVAGYHEVQVDGGSGKVLQVGRRNDQFMEDVHDLSLFHPALREVVLPVIGVVLFFLGVSGVVMYFVPVARRIKHRRSVPAVRV from the coding sequence ATGTACAAACTCCTCCGGAACTTGCACAAGGTTTCTGGTCTGGTGGGGTCCCTGTTTCTGGTGACCATCTCCGTGACCGGGTTCATCCTCGCCCTCAAGGCCCAACTGCCGAACGTCCGACCGGCCACACAGAAGGGCGCGAAGATCGAACGCCTTTCGGAAGCCGTCCATCCTTCGGTCGCCCTCGACGCGGCCTTCGGGGTCGGCCTTCCGCTCCTCGCAAAGCTCGAGGACGTCGACCGCTTCGAATACCACGCCGGAAAGAACGTCTACAAGATCCACAGCGTCGCCGGATACCACGAAGTCCAAGTCGACGGCGGGTCGGGCAAAGTGCTTCAGGTCGGACGCCGGAACGACCAGTTCATGGAGGACGTCCACGACCTCAGTCTTTTCCATCCGGCGCTACGGGAGGTCGTGCTGCCTGTGATCGGCGTCGTCCTCTTCTTTCTCGGAGTCTCCGGCGTCGTGATGTACTTCGTGCCTGTCGCCCGCCGGATCAAACACCGTCGGTCGGTGCCGGCCGTCCGCGTGTGA
- a CDS encoding DUF1800 domain-containing protein, with the protein MTEREKTAHVLRRFGLGAGRAELARYERLGWEKTLDALLGESKTDEKFPVSPYEFVAQPKGNLEPNSGNMANWWALRLVMTRRPMTEKLAVFWHDHFAIDAEKVGEAPTMLGYLDVLRKHGKAKFRDLLHAVVKQGALLVYLDNHTSNRIHPNENFARELFELFTLGIGNYTEQDVKEAARAFTGWSVHYLGTGQSTKYDQLRERATRNKLSLYNFCDCPAIHDDGVKTVLGKTGRWTGDDVLDIAARHPATAKFVCTKLWTFFATPDPDPRAIEGLIKVWQKTDGDIAAVLRAIAQSKEFWSASCVRQMPKSPLDFTAALFRNLDLGSTLLTLRGEPFTEFTPMKKEVRDAGSNVNYLMRRQGLHLLFPPNVNGWDWGASWITAQNVVYRLQHANQLFASGGKDRPLAVKAATLAGATTATTEKEFVQGLADVLDAPLSQAMLDRLAAECTAQGGLAALKNPAGTAKVVARLAHLMFAVPEFQLC; encoded by the coding sequence ATGACGGAACGCGAAAAGACCGCGCACGTCCTGAGGCGGTTCGGGCTAGGGGCAGGCAGGGCGGAACTGGCGCGCTACGAAAGGCTCGGCTGGGAGAAGACTCTCGACGCCTTGCTCGGCGAAAGCAAGACGGACGAGAAGTTCCCTGTCAGCCCGTACGAGTTCGTCGCGCAACCCAAGGGCAACCTGGAACCCAACTCGGGCAATATGGCGAACTGGTGGGCGCTCAGGCTCGTCATGACGCGCCGTCCCATGACGGAGAAGCTCGCGGTCTTCTGGCACGACCACTTCGCGATCGATGCCGAGAAGGTCGGTGAAGCGCCGACGATGCTCGGCTACTTGGACGTGCTCCGCAAGCACGGGAAAGCCAAGTTCCGCGACCTCTTGCACGCCGTCGTCAAGCAAGGCGCGCTCCTCGTCTACCTCGACAACCACACGAGCAACCGTATCCACCCCAACGAGAACTTCGCCCGCGAACTCTTCGAACTGTTCACGTTAGGGATCGGGAACTACACGGAGCAAGACGTCAAGGAGGCGGCACGGGCGTTCACCGGATGGTCGGTCCACTACCTGGGGACGGGCCAGAGCACGAAGTACGACCAGCTCCGGGAACGTGCGACCCGGAACAAACTCTCGCTTTACAACTTCTGCGACTGCCCTGCGATCCACGACGACGGGGTCAAGACCGTTCTTGGAAAGACCGGGCGATGGACCGGGGACGACGTCCTCGACATCGCGGCCCGCCATCCGGCGACGGCCAAGTTCGTCTGCACCAAGCTCTGGACGTTCTTCGCGACCCCAGACCCCGACCCGCGCGCCATCGAAGGCTTGATCAAGGTGTGGCAGAAGACCGACGGTGACATCGCGGCCGTCCTCCGCGCCATCGCCCAGTCCAAGGAGTTCTGGTCGGCCTCGTGCGTCCGACAAATGCCGAAAAGCCCTCTCGACTTCACGGCAGCACTTTTCCGCAACCTTGACCTCGGATCCACGCTTCTCACGCTGCGGGGCGAACCGTTCACCGAATTCACGCCTATGAAGAAAGAGGTGCGAGACGCAGGTAGCAACGTCAATTATCTGATGCGGCGACAAGGCCTCCACCTGCTCTTCCCTCCGAACGTGAACGGCTGGGACTGGGGCGCGTCGTGGATCACGGCCCAGAACGTCGTCTACCGTCTTCAACACGCCAACCAGCTCTTCGCTTCGGGCGGCAAGGACAGGCCCCTCGCGGTCAAAGCGGCGACCCTGGCCGGCGCCACGACCGCCACGACCGAGAAGGAGTTCGTCCAAGGACTGGCCGACGTCCTCGACGCGCCCCTTTCTCAGGCCATGCTGGACCGACTGGCGGCCGAATGCACCGCCCAAGGCGGGCTCGCAGCGCTCAAAAACCCGGCTGGCACGGCCAAGGTCGTCGCCCGGCTCGCCCACCTGATGTTCGCCGTGCCCGAGTTCCAACTCTGCTGA
- the hfq gene encoding RNA chaperone Hfq, giving the protein MGKAINLQDMFLNQVRKEGIGVTIYLMGGVQLRGQVRGFDAFTVLLDTPGKPTQLVYKHAITSVVPAKQISSGGHRAHHDEEPPRAEEE; this is encoded by the coding sequence ATGGGAAAAGCGATCAACCTCCAAGACATGTTTCTGAACCAGGTTCGAAAGGAAGGGATCGGAGTCACGATCTATCTTATGGGCGGCGTACAGTTGCGAGGGCAAGTAAGGGGATTCGACGCCTTTACAGTCCTCTTGGACACGCCAGGAAAACCGACCCAGCTCGTCTATAAACATGCCATCACCAGCGTCGTGCCGGCAAAGCAGATCAGTAGCGGCGGGCACAGGGCCCACCACGACGAGGAACCTCCGCGCGCCGAAGAGGAATAA
- a CDS encoding NUDIX domain-containing protein, with protein MAERRHVTRVACYGIVLDAERRMLLCRLGPGEAAVGQWTLPGGGIDFGENLLAALRREIAEETGLTVEQAELWDAHDELIVRDETDYHAVRVVYRVTVAEGRPRAEEDGSTDLCGYFSPSEIGRMPHVPLVDVALDLLTRGRPAPTDGV; from the coding sequence TTGGCCGAACGACGACACGTCACCCGGGTCGCTTGTTACGGGATCGTCCTCGATGCCGAGCGACGGATGTTGCTCTGTCGCCTCGGCCCCGGCGAGGCGGCCGTCGGACAGTGGACGTTGCCGGGCGGCGGCATCGACTTCGGCGAAAACCTTCTCGCCGCTCTCAGGCGCGAGATCGCCGAAGAGACGGGACTGACCGTCGAGCAGGCCGAACTATGGGACGCGCACGACGAGCTGATCGTGCGGGACGAGACCGACTATCACGCGGTCCGCGTGGTGTACCGCGTGACGGTGGCGGAGGGCCGGCCAAGGGCCGAGGAAGACGGCTCGACCGACCTCTGCGGCTATTTCTCGCCGTCGGAGATCGGTCGGATGCCGCACGTCCCGCTGGTCGACGTCGCCCTGGACCTGCTCACACGCGGACGGCCGGCACCGACCGACGGTGTTTGA